TGGCGGCGCTGCGCTCCGACAGGCGGGCATTGGCCAGCACCATGGGCACGCCGGCGCGCTGGGCCTCGTGCAGCAGCACCGGCCAGATCTCGGTTTCCATCAGCACGCCCACGCTGGGGCGGAAGTGGCGCACAAAGCGCTGCACCGCACCCGGCGTGTCATAGGGCAGCCAGGCCTGCAGGTCGCCCGGCTGCATCAGGCGCTGGCCGGCGCTGCGGCCGGTGGCCGTGCCGTGGGTGAACAGCATGCGCAAGCCGGGCCGGTGGCGGCGCAAGGCCTCCACCAGCGGCAGCGCGGCGCGCGCCTCGCCCAGCGAGACGGCGTGCAGCCACAGCGCGCCCGGCGCCGGCGCCGGTTCGGCATAACGCCCCAGGCGCTCGGCCAGGTGCTCGCGGTAGCCCGGCTCGCTGCGGCCGCGCCGCCACAGGCGCAGCAGGTACAGCGGCGTGGCCAGCCACAGCAGCGCGCCGTAGACGGCGCGCACCACAGCCTGCCAGCCGGTGCGCAACATCAGCGCAGCTCGCGTGGCGGGTGACAGGCGCCCTGCGCTCAGTGCGCGGCCTGCTGGATGTGCGCGTCGGGCTTGACCTCGCGCAGCGCGGCCATGAACTGCTTCTCGATGCGCGCCAGCGCCTCGGCGCTGTGGCCTTCAAAGCGCAGCACCAGCACCGGCGTGGTGTTGCTGCCGCGAATCAGGCCGAAGCCGTCGGCGAAGTCGACGCGCAGGCCGTCGATGGTGCCAACCTCGCCGCCCGGGAAGGCCAGGCGGCCATCGGCCACGCGAGCCAGCAGATCGGCCACCACCTGGTGGTGCTCGCCCTCGGCGCAGGGCACGTTGAGCTCGGGGGTGGAGAAGCTGGTGGGCAGCGCGTCAAGCACGGCGCTGGGGTTCTTCTCGCGGCTCAGGATCTCGAGCAGGCGGGCGGCCGTGTACATGGCATCGTCGAAGCCGTACCAGCGCTCGCCGAAGAACAGGTGGCCGCTCATCTCGCCGGCAAAGGGCGCGCCAATTTCCTTGAGCTTGGCCTTGACCAGCGAGTGGCCGGTCTTCCACAGCAGCGGCTTGCCGCCGGCGGCCTTGATGACCTCGGGCACGCGCTGCGAGCACTTCACGTCGAAAATGATGTGCGCGCGCTTGTTGCGCTTGAGGATGTCGCGCGCGAACAGCATGATCTGCCGGTCGGGATAAATGATGTTGCCGCCGGCGGTGACCACGCCCAGGCGGTCGCCGTCGCCGTCGAAGGCCAGGCCCAGCTCGGCACCGGTGGCGCGCACCACGGTCTTGAGCACTTCCAGGTTCTCGGGCTTGCTGGGATCGGGGTGGTGGTTGGGGAAGTCGCCGTCCACCTGCGAGTACAGGTCGACCACCTCGCAGCCCATCGCACGCAGGATGCCGGGCGCGCTGGCGCCCGGAATGCCGTTGCCCGAATCGACCACGATCTTCATCGGCCGCTTGAGCTGGCAATCACCCAGGATGCGCTGGGTGTACTCGGCCAGGATGTCCATCTTGCCGACGCGGCCGCGTTTGGCGGTGTAGGTCTCGGACTCCATGCGCTGGCGCAGCTTCTGGATGTCGTCGCCATAGATGGCGCGGCCGGCCAGCACCATCTTGAAGCCGTTGTAGTCCTTGGGGTTGTGGCTGCCGGTGACCTGGATGCCCGAGCTGCAGCCCTGCGCGCTGCGCGTGGCGGCCACGTAATACAGCATCGGCGTGGTCACGGCGCCGAGGTCCACCACGTCGAGACCGGTGCTCTTGAGGCCGCGGATCAGCGCTGCCGCCAGGCCGGGGCCCGAGACACGGCCATCGCGGCCCACCGCCACGGCCTTCTCGCCAGCGGCAACGGCCTCGCTGCCGAAGGCGCGGCCCAGGTGCTCGGCAAAGGTCTCGTCGATCGTCTTGCCGACGACGCCGCGGATATCGTAGGCCTTGAAGACACTGGCGTGGACTTGCATGGGATGGGTGTGTACTGTGAAAGGAAGACCGGGCGGCATTGTAGGCAGCCCCCATGACGCCGCTGACGCGGCCCCGGGGCAGACGCGGCGCCCGGGCCCGGGCCGCCCGTTTGCCGCCCCTGCCGTTGATTGGCGCCAGCGGCTGGCCGGCTGTCGCAAGCCCCGTGCCCGCCAGGGCGGTCTGCCTACACTGCGCCGGCATGAACACCCCCGCTGCCGCTGCCGCTGCCGCCACCGCCACCGCCACCGCCACCGCTGCTCCGGCCGGGCCCGCCCCGGCCGCCCGCCCGAACCTGTGGCAGCAGGCCTGGCGCAACTGGCACGACTGGCGCCACCGCCCGGCCCTGCTCAGCCGCGACTGGTGCCTGGCCTGGCTGTGCACGCTGGCCTTCTGCATGGCCATCGCGCTGATCTTCACGGTGATCGGCTACCTGGTGCACTGCCGCAACGGCTGCCGCGTCAGCCCGGCCGGCTGGGCGCTCTGGTACGGGCGCAACCTGATCGTCAGCCTGAGCATCGGCGCCCTGATCCACCTGATGCACGAAGTGCTCGGCCGAACCTGGCTCACGGTGGCGCGCCTGCGCCGCTGGCCGATGTGGCGGCGCAGCCTGGTGTTCACGCTGGTGACGCTGGTAGGCATGGCCATCGGCTGGCCGCTGGGCATGCAGCTGGCGGGCTTCGACCTCGGCCCGGTGCGCCACTACCTGGGCGGGCAGGCCCGCATCGATGTCACCGGCTCGCTGCTGCTGTCGCTGCTGATCGGCCTGGGCTTTCACCTGTGGTTCAGCGCCAAGGCGCGCCAGCTCGAGGCCGAGCGCCGCGCCACCGAGGCCCAGCTCAAGCTGATGCAGGGCCAGATCGAACCGCACTTCCTGTTCAACACCCTGGCCGGCGTGGTGGCCACGATCGAGGCCGACCCGCCGCGCGCGCGGCAGATGCTGCAGGCCTTCACCGACCACCTGCGCCACGCGCTGGGCGCGCTGCGCCGCGACGACGGCCCGCTGGCCGACGAGCTGGCGCTGGCCGGCACCTACCTGCAGCTGATGCAGCTGCGCATGGAAGACCGGCTGCAGGTGTGCATCGAGGCCGAGCCGGCCGCCGCCGCCGCCGTGGTGCCGCCGCTGCTGCTGCAGCCGCTGATCGAGAACGCCATCCACCACGGGCTGGAGCCGGCCATCGACGGCGGCACCGTCACCGTGCAGGCGCGGGTGCTGGATGGCCGGCTGGTGCTGAGCGTGCACGACAACGGCCGCGGCCTCGATGCCCCGCCCCGCCCCGGCCACCCTGGCCACCGCGGCAACGGCGTGGCCCTGCACAACCTGCGCGAGCGCCTGGCCTCGCGCTACGGCACGGCGGCCACGCTGAGCGTGGTGGCGGCCCACCCCGGCACGCGGGCCACGCTGGTGCTGCCGCTGCAGGCCCCGCCCACCTGAAGCCATGCCGCCACGCTGCCACGCTGCCACGCTGCCACGCTGCCACGCTGCCACGCTGCCACGCTGCCACGCTGCCATCCCCCGGGCACACGATGACGCCATGACAGACCGCCTGCCGGAACACCCCGCCCGCCTGCCCCACGGCCGCCCCGCGCCCACGGCCCTGGTGGCCGATGACGAACCCGCGCTGGCCCGCGCCCTGGTGGCCCAGCTGGCCACGGCCTGGCCGGCACTGCGCATCGTGGCCGTGGCGCGCCACGGCGACGAGGCCGCCGAGCGCATTGCCGCGCTGCAGCCCGACCTGGCCTTTCTGGACATCCAGATGCCCGGCCAGAGCGGGCTGGACGTGGCCGAGGGCATCGAAGGCCCGACCCGGGTGGTCTTTGTCACCGCCTACGACCAGCATGCGGTGCAGGCCTTCGACCAGCAGGCACTCGACTACCTGCTCAAGCCAGTCAGCCACGAGCGCCTGGCGCGCACCGTGGCCCGGCTGCAGCAGCACCTGGCAGCCGACCACGCGGCCGCCACGGGCCAGGCCCCCGCGCCGGCCGCCGATGCCCGGCTGCTGGCCGCCCTGCGCCAGCTGGCCCAGGCCCCGGCCCCGCCGGCCAGCCCGCCGCTGCGCTGGATACGTGCCAGCGCCGGCGACCTGACCCACCAGCTGGCGGTGGAGCAGGTGCTGTTCTTTCGCGCCGACGACAAGTACACCTGCGTGCAGACGGCCGGCGCCGAGCACCTGATCCGCACGCCCATCGTCGAGCTGGCGGCGCAGCTCGATGCGCAGCAGTTCGTGCAGGTGCACCGCTCGACCCTGGTCAACCTGGCGCACCTGGCCGGCACCCGGCGCGACGAGGCCAGCCGCCTGTGGCTGCGCCTGCACGGCTGGCCGCACGAGCTGCCGGTGAGCCGGGCCTACGTGCACCTGTTCAAGCCGATGTAGCGCGCTGCGGGCCGGCGGGGCGCGCCATGCACAGGCCCGAAAACGGCCAGCCGCGGCTCAGGGCCTGCCTATCATCGCGCCATGCCCCGCCCCACCCACACCCCCCTCACCACCCACGGCGACGGCAGCGAGGGTGCGCTGCAGGGCGATGCCGCCTACCAGGTGCTGCGCAGCCGCGATGCGCGCTTTGACGGCCGGCTGTTCGTCGGCGTCACCTCCACCGGCATCTACTGCCGGCCGGTGTGCCGGGTGCGCCAGCCGCGGCGCGAGAACTGCCGCTTCTTCGGCCAGGCGGCGCTGGCCGAGGCGGCGGGCTTTCGCCCCTGCCTGCGCTGCCGGCCCGAGCTGGCGCCCGGCCTGTCGCTGACCGACTCGTCCGATGTGCTGGCCGCCCAGGCCGCGCGCCTGCTGGCCCAGGCGGTGCACGAGGGCGTGGATGACGCGCTGCCGGCCATCCTGCCCGGCGTGGCGGCCCGCCTGGGCATCACCGACCGGCACCTGCGCCGCATCTTCCAGCGCGCCCATGGCGTCACGCCGATGGCCTGGCTCACCACCCAGCGCCTGCTGCTGGCCAAGCAGCTGCTCACCGACACCTCGCTGCCGGTCACCCAGGTGGCCCTGGCCAGCGGCTTTGCCAGCGTGCGCCGCTTCAACGCCGCCTTTGCCCAGCGCTACCGGCTGCAGCCCGGCGCGCTGCGCAAGCAGTCGGCCGATGGCACGGCGGCCGCGGCAGCACCGCGCAGCGCCGCCCATGCGGGCCTGGCAAGGCACGCGGCCCATGCCGCCGGCGACGAGCTGCGCCTGGCCTGGCGGCCACCTTACGACCTGGCCGGCGTGCTGAGCTTTCTGGGCGCGCGTGCGCTGCCCGGCATCGAGCAGGTCGACGGCCTCGCGCTGCGGCGCACGCTGGCGCTCAGGCACCAGGGGCAGGTGCTGGCCGGCTGGGTGCAGGCGCGTTTTGATGCCGATCGGCACGAGCTGCGCCTGGCGCTGGCGCCCAGCCTGATGCCGGCAGTGGCCGCGGTGCGCGAGCGCGCCCGCCAGGCGCTCGATCTGGATGCCGACCCGGCGCGCATCGATGCGCAGATGGCCGGCCTGCCCGGCCCGGCGCGCCCTGGCGTGCGCGTGCCGGGTGGCTGGTGCGGCTTTGAATCGGCGATGCGGGTGATCCTCGGCCAGCAGGTCACGGTGGCCGCGGCGCGCACCCTCACCCGGCGCCTGGTCGAGCGTTTCGGCACGCCGCTCGACACCCCCTTTGCCGGGCTCGACCGGCTGTTTCCCAGCGCCGCCACGCTGGCCGCCGCGGCACCCGAGGACATCGGCACGCTGGGCATCGTGCGCCAGCGCGTGCGTGCGCTGCAGGCGCTGGCCCAGGCGGTGGCCGACGGCCAGCTGCAGTTGCACCGCGCTGCCCCGCTGCAGCCCACGCTCGATGCGCTGACCGCCCTGCCCGGCATCGGCGACTGGAGCGCGCAGCTGATCGCGATGCGCGCGCTGGCCTGGCCCGACGCCTGGCCGGCCAGCGACATCGGCATCCTCAACGCGCTGGGCACCCGCGACGTGAAGGCCGCCAGCGCCCAGGCCGAGGCCTGGCGGCCCTGGCGCGCCTATGCCGTGATGAACCTGTGGCTGAGCCTGGAGCTCAGTCCGCCCCTGCGCACGGACGAAGCCCCGGCCAAGCGCCCCGGCCTGCCCGCCGGGCCGTGCAAGCACCTGGAGACCACCCCATGACCCCGCACCCCAAGATCGAGGCGCAGACGCGCATCGCCAGCCCGCTGGGCCTGCTGCTGGCCACCGCCACCGCGCACGGCCTGGCCGGCCTGTGGTTCGATGCCCAGCAGCACCACCCCGGCACGCTGAACGTGCCCGACACGCCGCACCACCCGCATCTGCAGGCCGCCGCGCAGGCGCTGGCGCTGTACTTCGACGGCCAGCCGCCGCCGGCCGTGGCGCTGGATCTGCACGGCACGCCCTTCCAGTGCGCCGTGTGGCAGGCGCTGCTGGCCATCGGCCACGGCCGCACCAGCACCTACGCCGAGGTGGCCGCCAGCGTGGGTCGGCCGGCGGCGGTGCGCGCCGCCGGCGCCGCCATCGGCCGCAACCCGGTCGGCATCCTGGTGCCCTGCCACCGGGTGCTGGGCCGCGACGGCAGCCTCACCGGCTATGCCGGCGGCCTGCAGCGCAAGCAGGCGCTGCTGCAGCTGGAAGGCGCGCAGCGCTCGATCCTCGCCGCATGAAAAGCCGCGACCTGATCGACCTGCTGCTGCTGGCCGCCATCTGGGGCAGCTCGTTCCTGTTCATGCGCCTGGCGGCGCCGGCCTTCGGGCCGGTGGCCCTGGCCTTTGTGCGGGTGGCCGGCGCGGCGCTGATGCTGCTGCCGCTGCTGGTGTGGCGCGGCGAGTGGCCGGCGCTGCGCGCGCACTGGCGCCTGATGCTGGTGCTGGGCCTCACCAATTCGGGCCTGCCCTTCCTGTGCTTCGGCTACGCGGCACTCACGCTGCCGGCCGGCCTGGCCTCGATCTTCAATGCCGCCACACCCATGACCACGGCCCTGATCGCCTGGGCCTGGCTGGGTGACCCCTTGAGCCGGCCGCGCGCCCTCGGCCTGGCCATCGGCTTTGCCGGCGTGGCCGGGCTGGCGCTGCAGAAGTCGCTGGCCGGTGGCACGCTCGGCGGCTGGCAGCTCGACGGCGGCGCCGCGCTGGCCGTGGGCGCCTGCCTGCTGGGCACGCTGATGTACGGCCATGCCGGCAACTTCTCGCGCCGGCACCTGAGCGGCGTGCCGGCCATGGCCTTGGCCACCGGCACCCAGGCCGCTGCGGCGCTGGCGCTGGCCGTGCCGGCCGCCCTCACCTGGCCGGCCACGCCACCCTCGCCGGCGCACTGGGCCATGGCCGCGGCACTGGCGCTGCTGTGCTCGGCGCTGGCCTACATCCTGTACTTCCGGCTGATCGCCCGCGTGGGGCCCACGTCAGCCGCCACCGTCACTTTTCTGGTGCCGGTGTTCGCCAGCGCCTGGGGCGCGCTGGTGCTGGGCGAGGCCCTCACGCTGCCCATGTTGCTGGGCGGCCTGGTGATCCTGGCCGGCACGGCCCTGGTGCTGGGCCTGTGGCCCCGCCGGCGACCGGCCGCGGCAGCCTAAAATCGCGGGTTTTCCGTCAACTTCCAGCAGCGAGATCTCCCCCGTGGGCGCCAACATCCTTCAGAAGCTTCCCGTCGGCGAACGCGTCGGCATCGCGTTTTCCGGTGGCCTGGACACCAGCGCCGCCGTGCTGTGGATGCGCAAGAAGGGCGCCGTGCCCTGCGCCTACACCGCCAACCTGGGCCAGCCCGACGAGACGGATTACGACGAGATCCCGCGCAAGGCCCTGGCCTACGGCGCCGAGATGGCGCGCCTGATCGACTGCCGCGCGCAGCTGGTGGCCGAGGGCATTGCCGCCATCCAGTGCGGGGCCTTCCACATCACCACCGCCGGTGCCACCTACTTCAACACCACGCCGCTGGGCCGCGCCGTGACCGGCACCGCGCTGGTGGTGGCGATGCGCGACGACGGCGTCAACATCTGGGGCGACGGCAGCACCTACAAGGGCAATGACATCGAGCGCTTCTACCGCTACGGCCTGCTGGCCAACCCGGCGCTGCGCATCTACAAGCCCTGGCTCGACCAGACCTTCATCGACGAGCTGGGCGGCCGCAAGGAGATGAGCGAGTTCCTCATCGCCAACGGCTTCGACTACAAGATGAGCGTCGAAAAGGCCTACAGCACCGACAGCAACATGCTGGGCGCCACGCACGAGGCCAAGGACCTCGAGTTCCTGAACGCCGGCATCCGCATCGTCAACCCGATCATGGGCGTGGCCTTCTGGCGCGACGACGTGGTGGTCAAGGCCGAAGAGGTGACCGTGCGCTTCGAGGAAGGCCAGCCGGTGGCACTGAACGGCCGCACGTTTGCCAGCGCGGTCGATTTGTTCGAGGAAGCCAACCGCATCGGCGGCCGCCATGGCCTGGGCATGTGCGACCAGATCGAGAACCGCATCATCGAGGCCAAGAGCCGCGGCATCTACGAGGCCCCGGGCATGGCCCTGCTGCACATCGCCTACGAGCGCCTGGTCACCGGCATCCACAACGAAGACACCATCGAGCAGTACCGCGCCAATGGCCGCCGCCTGGGCAAGCTGCTGTACCAGGGCCGCTGGTTCGACCCGCAAAGCCTGATGCTGCGCGAGACCGCCCAGCGCTGGGTGGCACGCGCCATCACCGGCGAGGTGACGCTGGAGCTGCGCCGCGGCAACGACTACTCGCTGCTCGACACCGCCAGCCCCAACCTCACCTACGCGCCCGAGCGCCTGAGCATGGAGAAGGTGGAAGACGCCGCGTTCACGCCGGCCGACCGCATCGGCCAGCTGACCATGCGCAATCTCGACATCAGCGACACGCGCGACAAGCTGGGCATCTACACCCGCACCGGCCTGCTGGGCGGTGCCGAGGGCTCGATCCCGCTGCTGTCGTCGCCGGGCGGCGAGTCGGGCAGCGGTTCGTCGGGCCAGTGAGGCCGGCGCCCACCGGGCGCCGCTGGCCGCTCAGTGCGGCGTGCCGGTGCCCTGGTCGGCGTCGTTCAGGGTCTTGAGAAAGGCCAGCAGGTCGGCGATGTCCTGGTTGCCCGGCTGCCAGGCACCATTGAACGGCCGGCCCGCCGCCAGGTTGCCGCGGTAGTACCAGGGCAGATCGTTGTAGCGCCGGTCGGCCGAGCCATCGGCCTTGCGATACCACCGCGCGGCCTGCGTGTCGCGCTCGAAGTGGAAGCGCACCGCGTCTTCCAGCGTGGTCACCGCGGCATTGTGAAAGTACGGGCCGGTGTGCTCGACGTTGCGCAGCGTGGGCGTCTTGAACAGGCCGCAGTAGCGCGGCAGCAGCTTGACCAGCAGATCGGCCACGTTGTTGGTGCGGGCCTTCTCGCGGGCGCACAGGCCCAGGTCAAAGTAGGCCGGGTCGGCGTTCTTGGGGCCGGCATGGTTGCGCGGCACACCCAGCGCGGCATAGCCGAAGTTGGTGAACAGCGAGGTCTTGGTCAGCGAGGCGGTGTGGCAGGCCACGCAGTTGCCGCGCTGCGGGTTGCTGAACAGCGCCCAGCCGCGCGCCTCGGCCTCGGTGAAGCTGGCCTTGCCGGCCTGCACCTGGTCGAACTTGCTGTCGAACAGGTTGTAGTCGGCGTCGCCACGCTGGTACACCTCGAGCAGCACCGCCACCTCCTTGAACAGCGCGGTGTCGCTGGCGATCTTCTCGGGCGCATCGACGTACAGCGCCTGGATCTGCGGCCAGTACGGCGCGCTGCGCACCAGGTCGGTCAGGGCCTTGGGCTCGGTGGCGCTGCCCGGCAGCGCCTGCTCCACCGGGTTGAAGAACGGCCCGCCGTGAAAGGCCTGGCCGAAGCGGTCGTCGGCCCGGCCGTCCCACAGGTAGCCGCCCGAGGGCGTGCCCAGCAGGCTCAGGCGGAACGGTGGCGTCAGGTTCAGGTAGCGACCGGTCATCGACGAGCGCATGCCGGCCTGGTCGAGCAGGGGCCCGCCCAGCGGCAGCCGCGTGCCCGGCGCGTCGGCATGGCCCGAGCCCTCGACGTGGCAGGTGCCGCAGGACATGCGGCCGCTGGCCGACAGCCGCACATCGTGGAACAACAGGTTGCCGGCCTCGATGGCCGCTTCGCTGTCCACCGGGGTGACCGCGGCGGCCTGGGCGCGCATGGTCGGCGCCGGGCTGGCGGGCGTGCCGTCGGCTTGCAGTGCGGGCGGATCGGCGTCGCTGGGCTGGGCGCTGTCCGAGACCACGGTGCGGCTGGCCAGGTCATCGGCCTGCTGGGCCGTGCGCTCGGCCTCGGTCTCGCTGCCGCCACCGCAGGCGCTCAGCACCAGGGCGCAGATCAACAGGCTGGCGGCCGTGAGGGAAGGTCGGGCAATGGGCATGGCTTGGCTGGGCATTTCTGAGAAAGCGTGGCTGGAATGTTGCTGCTCGTGCAAGGCAACGCAAGGACAGCCGCGATGCTAGTCAGGAGCCCTGGTCTACCCGCCCCGCACACGCGGGGGTGACCGCCCAGCCAACAGCCCAGAGCAGCGGCGTCGGGCCGTGGAACGTGACTTCGATTCCACTGTTCTGGCGGCCGCTGCGGCAGCGGCCGTTCACACGCCCCGGGCAGGGCCGCCATGGGGCGCCGCTGCACCGCAGCCGACAGGCCGCGCGAAACGCCTGCTCAGCCGCGCACGCAGTTGCGTCCGCCGTGCTTGGCCTCGTAGAGGCGGCGGTCGGCCAGGTCGATCAGGGCCGGTGCGTCGGCCCGCTCGAGCGACCAGCAGGCCACGCCCCAGCTCATGGTCTGGTGGTGCTGCAGGTTGCCGCCGCCAGTGCCGTCATCGAGCATGAAGCCCTGGCTGGCCACGGCCTCGCGCAGCCGCTCGGCCAGCGCCAGCGCCGTGGCCTGTGGCGTGCCTGGCAGCAGCACGCCAAACTCCTCGCCGCCCAGGCGGCCCAGCAGATCGCCCTGGCGCAGCCGCGCCTGCACGCGCTGCACCACCTGCTGCAGCAGCGTGTCGCCGGCGCTGTGGCCGTACTGGTCGTTGACGCGCTTGAAGAAGTCGAGGTCGCCGCACAGCACCGCCGGCGGCGGGCCGCCCTGGGCCGCCAGGCGCACGGCGGTGGCCAGCGCATCGCGCCAGTAGCGGCGGTTCCATGCGCCGGTCAGGCCATCCACGTTGGCCAGGTGCCAGGCGCGCGCATGCACGGCCGATTCAGGGTTGCCGGCGGCCAGAAAGCGCAGCTGCAGCTTGCCCAGGCAGACCCGGTCGCCATCGGCCAGCCACTGCGGCTGCTCGATGCGCCGGCCGTTCACCCAGCTGCCGTTCGACGAACCCAGGTCGCGCAGGCAGATGCCTTGCGCCGACACCTGCAGCTCGGCATGGCGGCGGCTGAGGTTCGGGTCGTCGAGGTACAGGCTGGCGCCGTGGCCGCGACCGATCACCGAGCTGCCGGGCTCCAGCACCAGGCGGCGGCCGGTTTCGGCGCCGCTGTAGACCACCAGGCAGGCCGGGCGCGCATGCGGCTCAAGACCCATCGGCTGGGTGAGCGCGCCGGTTGGCAGTTCGATGGTCGATGAGTCCCACATGACGGCTGGTGTTCTCGGCGGTGTTTGACGCGGTGGTGGCGCCCTGCCTCGGGCCGATCAGGCCGCGGACGCCAAGCCGACGGTATAGCCGATCGGCGCCGCCAGCGAACACCCGGTTACGAACGCGGCGCGCAGTTGTGCGCGCCCACCCGGGCCAGATACCCACCCGGGTTCACCACTGCAGCCGCCACGCAACGCGGCGCAGGCCGGGCTCAGGGCCGCGCCAGCAGCGCCAGGGCCTGCGCCAGGTCGGCCTGCAGATCGGCCACCGCCTCCAGCCCGATCGACAGGCGCACCAGGTGGCCGGGCAGCGCCGAGCGGTCGGCACGCATGCCGTCGAGCTCGTAGGGCACCACCAGGCTGACCGGGCCGCCCCAGCTGAAACCGATCTTGAACAGGCGCAGCGCATCGACAAAGGCGTCCACCTGTTCGCGGCGCAGGCCGGGATCGAGCAGCACCGAGAACAGCCCAGCCGCCGCCGTGCAGTGCGCCGCCCAGTGGGCATGGCCCGGCGCACCGGGCAGCGCCGGGTGCAAGACCCGGGTCACGCCCGGCTGGCTGGCCAGCCAGGCCGCCAGCTGGCGCGCCGCGGCATCGTGGGCGTGGTAACGCAGCGCCAGCGTGGGCAGGCCACGCAGCACCAGCTCGGCGTCGTTGGCCGCCACGCCCAGGCCCAGTTGCCCGTGCACGCGCAGCAGGCGCTGGTGCAGCCTGTCGTCGCGCGTGAGCACTGCGCCCATCAGCACGTCGGCGCCGCCCGAGGGGTACTTGGTGAGCGCATGCATCACCACATCGACCCCCAGATCAAAGGCGCGAAAGGCCAGGCCGGCGCCCCAGGTGTTGTCCAGCGCGGTCAGCACGCCGCGCGCCCGGGCGGCCGCCACCAGGGCCGTCAGATCGGGGAACTCCATGGTCACCGAGCCGGCGGCCTCGAGCCACACCAGCTTCGTGCGCTCGGTGATGCGCGCGGCCAGGTCGGCCGGGTTCATCGGGTCGTAGAGCTGGTGCGTGATGCCCCAGCGCGCCAGCACGCTGGCCGCCAGGTCGGCCGAGGGGCCGTAGACATTGGCCGGCAGCAGCAGTTCGTCGCCCTGGCCCAGCAGCGCCAGGTTGACGTGGGTGATGGCCGCCAGGCCGCTGGGCGACAGGATGCAATGGCGCCCGCCCTCCAGCGTGGCCAGGCGCTCTTCCAGCTGGTAGGTGGTGGGCGTGCCGCGCAGGCCGTAGGTGTAGCCGGTCTTGGCGGTGTAGCTGCGCCCGCGCAGCGCCGCCACGCTGGGAAAGATCACCGTCGAGGCCTTGAACACGCCGGGTGGCACGGCCGCCCAGCCCTCGGGCGGCTGGTACGGGTGGTGGATCAGGCCGGTGATCAAGTCGTCGGAATCAGGCATGGCGGCATCTCGTCGGATGGGGCGCACCAGGCAATGTGGCCACGCCACGGTCCTGGTTCCCCGTGTGGGGACGGCCGGCCGCGGCCGGCCCGGGGGCAATCAGAACGGCAGGCCGACCAGGTCGTGGCCCTCGACGGCCACGATGCGGGCCTTGGTGAACTCGCCCACCTTCAGCGTCTTGCTGGCCTTCTCGGGCGGCAGCAGGCGAACGGCGCCGTCGATCTCGGGCGCATCGGCAAAGCTGCGGCCACGGCCGCCCTTGCGGCCCAGCCCCGGCGCGTGATCCACCAGCACCTGCATGGTGGCGCCCACGCGGCGCGCCAGGCGCTGCACCGACACCTGCTCGGCCACCGCCATGAAGCGCGCACGGCGCTCCTCGCGCACCTCGTCGGGCAAGGCACCGGGCAGCTCGTTGGCCGTGGCGCCCTTGACCGGCGAGTAGGCAAAGCAGCCGGCGCGGTCGATCTGCGCCTCGCGCACGAAGTTCAGCAGGTGCTCGAACTCTTCTTCGGTCTCGCCCGGAAAACCGGCGATGAAGGTGCTGCGGATCACCAGCTCGGGGCAGGCCGCGCGCCAGGCCAGCAGGCGCTCGAGGTTCTTCTCGCCCGAGGCTGGGCGCTTCATGCGGCGCAGCACATCGGGGTGGCTGTGCTGGAAGGGCACGTCGAGGTAGGGCAGGATCTGCCCCGACGCCATCAGCGGCAGCAGCTCGTCGACGTGCGGGTACGGATAGACGTAGTGCAGCCGCACCCAGGCGCCATGCGCGGC
This portion of the Aquabacterium sp. OR-4 genome encodes:
- a CDS encoding GGDEF domain-containing protein, yielding MWDSSTIELPTGALTQPMGLEPHARPACLVVYSGAETGRRLVLEPGSSVIGRGHGASLYLDDPNLSRRHAELQVSAQGICLRDLGSSNGSWVNGRRIEQPQWLADGDRVCLGKLQLRFLAAGNPESAVHARAWHLANVDGLTGAWNRRYWRDALATAVRLAAQGGPPPAVLCGDLDFFKRVNDQYGHSAGDTLLQQVVQRVQARLRQGDLLGRLGGEEFGVLLPGTPQATALALAERLREAVASQGFMLDDGTGGGNLQHHQTMSWGVACWSLERADAPALIDLADRRLYEAKHGGRNCVRG
- a CDS encoding PLP-dependent transferase; translated protein: MPDSDDLITGLIHHPYQPPEGWAAVPPGVFKASTVIFPSVAALRGRSYTAKTGYTYGLRGTPTTYQLEERLATLEGGRHCILSPSGLAAITHVNLALLGQGDELLLPANVYGPSADLAASVLARWGITHQLYDPMNPADLAARITERTKLVWLEAAGSVTMEFPDLTALVAAARARGVLTALDNTWGAGLAFRAFDLGVDVVMHALTKYPSGGADVLMGAVLTRDDRLHQRLLRVHGQLGLGVAANDAELVLRGLPTLALRYHAHDAAARQLAAWLASQPGVTRVLHPALPGAPGHAHWAAHCTAAAGLFSVLLDPGLRREQVDAFVDALRLFKIGFSWGGPVSLVVPYELDGMRADRSALPGHLVRLSIGLEAVADLQADLAQALALLARP
- a CDS encoding cytochrome-c peroxidase, which translates into the protein MPIARPSLTAASLLICALVLSACGGGSETEAERTAQQADDLASRTVVSDSAQPSDADPPALQADGTPASPAPTMRAQAAAVTPVDSEAAIEAGNLLFHDVRLSASGRMSCGTCHVEGSGHADAPGTRLPLGGPLLDQAGMRSSMTGRYLNLTPPFRLSLLGTPSGGYLWDGRADDRFGQAFHGGPFFNPVEQALPGSATEPKALTDLVRSAPYWPQIQALYVDAPEKIASDTALFKEVAVLLEVYQRGDADYNLFDSKFDQVQAGKASFTEAEARGWALFSNPQRGNCVACHTASLTKTSLFTNFGYAALGVPRNHAGPKNADPAYFDLGLCAREKARTNNVADLLVKLLPRYCGLFKTPTLRNVEHTGPYFHNAAVTTLEDAVRFHFERDTQAARWYRKADGSADRRYNDLPWYYRGNLAAGRPFNGAWQPGNQDIADLLAFLKTLNDADQGTGTPH
- the argG gene encoding argininosuccinate synthase, translating into MGANILQKLPVGERVGIAFSGGLDTSAAVLWMRKKGAVPCAYTANLGQPDETDYDEIPRKALAYGAEMARLIDCRAQLVAEGIAAIQCGAFHITTAGATYFNTTPLGRAVTGTALVVAMRDDGVNIWGDGSTYKGNDIERFYRYGLLANPALRIYKPWLDQTFIDELGGRKEMSEFLIANGFDYKMSVEKAYSTDSNMLGATHEAKDLEFLNAGIRIVNPIMGVAFWRDDVVVKAEEVTVRFEEGQPVALNGRTFASAVDLFEEANRIGGRHGLGMCDQIENRIIEAKSRGIYEAPGMALLHIAYERLVTGIHNEDTIEQYRANGRRLGKLLYQGRWFDPQSLMLRETAQRWVARAITGEVTLELRRGNDYSLLDTASPNLTYAPERLSMEKVEDAAFTPADRIGQLTMRNLDISDTRDKLGIYTRTGLLGGAEGSIPLLSSPGGESGSGSSGQ
- a CDS encoding DMT family transporter; the protein is MKSRDLIDLLLLAAIWGSSFLFMRLAAPAFGPVALAFVRVAGAALMLLPLLVWRGEWPALRAHWRLMLVLGLTNSGLPFLCFGYAALTLPAGLASIFNAATPMTTALIAWAWLGDPLSRPRALGLAIGFAGVAGLALQKSLAGGTLGGWQLDGGAALAVGACLLGTLMYGHAGNFSRRHLSGVPAMALATGTQAAAALALAVPAALTWPATPPSPAHWAMAAALALLCSALAYILYFRLIARVGPTSAATVTFLVPVFASAWGALVLGEALTLPMLLGGLVILAGTALVLGLWPRRRPAAAA